One Spea bombifrons isolate aSpeBom1 chromosome 1, aSpeBom1.2.pri, whole genome shotgun sequence DNA window includes the following coding sequences:
- the HAND2 gene encoding heart- and neural crest derivatives-expressed protein 2 → MSLVGGFPHHPVVHHDGYPFAAAAAAAASRCHEENPYFHGWLISHPEMSPPDYSMAPSYSPEYANGAAGLDHSHYGGVSGSGAGALMQRPVKRRGTANRKERRRTQSINSAFAELRECIPNVPADTKLSKIKTLRLATSYIAYLMDLLAKDDQNGETEAFKAEIKKTDVKEEKRKKELNELLKSTVTGNDKKSKGRTGWPQHVWALELKQ, encoded by the exons ATGAGTTTAGTTGGAGGCTTCCCCCACCACCCTGTGGTTCACCATGATGGGTACCCGTTTGCAGCCGCTGCAGCTGCCGCCGCAAGCCGCTGCCACGAAGAAAACCCTTATTTCCACGGCTGGCTTATCAGTCACCCTGAGATGTCTCCCCCCGATTACAGCATGGCACCGTCCTACAGTCCGGAGTACGCTAATGGTGCGGCCGGGTTGGACCACTCCCATTACGGGGGTGTCTCGGGAAGCGGGGCCGGTGCTTTAATGCAACGGCCTGTAAAGCGGAGGGGGACTGCAAACCGTAAGGAAAGGCGCAGGACTCAGAGTATTAATAGCGCCTTCGCAGAGCTGCGGGAGTGCATTCCCAACGTCCCCGCTGATACCAAGCTCTCCAAAATTAAAACCCTGCGCCTGGCTACTAGCTACATTGCCTACCTCATGGACCTGCTAGCCAAAGATGACCAAAAcggggagacagaggccttcaAGGCAGAGATCAAGAAGACAGACGTGAAAGAGgaaaagaggaagaaagaacTG AATGAACTCTTGAAAAGCACAGTTACCGGCAACGATAAGAAATCGAAAGGGAGGACTGGCTGGCCACAGCATGTCTGGGCTCTGGAGCTTAAACAGTGA